The genomic DNA agtttgattttttattttacgcAGTGAGTCAAAATCTCTACCTGTAATATATTTATTCTGTCAAAATTGAGGGTACGAGCGATTGGGATCGCATAAGTGTggtaattcaaaaaaaaaaaaaaagagtttggaAGAAATGGGTGGTCCCTCTCGACTGACAAAATGTGAATGTTTTGACTGAGCGactttctttgtcattttcatCAACTATTTGTGCGTGGGGTCGCTGCAAATTGATTTCATAATACGACTTCTTAAACCTGTTATATTACGGTGTTGGGTCGGCACacccttttttccttttcccgGAAAATCCAGATTTTCTCTGGGCTTGGGATCGTTGTCTTGTCGGGCTCATATTTTCTCTTGGGCTCGGGGGGTTGGTTTGAAGGTTacagttgggcttgggcttgggcttgggcggATAATGAGAATCGGGCTCTGTTGGCAAATTAAATTACGTTACATGTTCATCACAATATCTTACACTCTTAACGtctaattatataaaataaagaaatcttCATAAAGTTATAGAAAGGCCAAATTCGAAAAATGCCttctaattttctatatatttttgtcttatttAGTTCAGaagatttagtttttttatttttttatctttatactataaattaaaaatatcaaaaaggtattttctaaattttttaaaaatgaatgttattaattttagaaaaataaaatattagagtctgtttaattataaaattaaaagtaaaaattaaaaaatattttccacaactaaacatttataattaaaactttATTCGCAATAATTAAAagcatttataattttgtatataatgtTTAGAAATTTGGAAAAAGTCAAAAGAAATCATGTCAATGATTTTggagaataaaaaaagaattgcTTATAAATTTCTGGATTAAAGAGGGCCAgatctataatatatattattttcggATAAATTAGATTGTctctaaatttcatattttataataattatttattatactttaaattttatcaCAACTGTTATTAAACTCTagttttgttaaaatttaattttttcaaactgacatgatatatattaatataaatttcaaaatcacttAGTGTTAAAATTAACCTAAACCTTACAATCaagtaaatttgaaatttatattaatttatacaacgttaattttaaattaacaaaatttgacgaaaaattaatttttaaaaaaaaaaaacccaaagtttttataattatgataacaaaaattaaagtatagtTATCAGTTTATTAGGAAGTGGAACATTGGGAGACAATATAAAttatccttttttattttgagtttataatttatatacaaaattagagataaactatagtttattcttttaaaaaataaaaatctctaaTTGACGCTTCTAAATTgagaattagaaaaaaaaaaaaaagtggtttAAGTAAAATTGACATTTGCAATTGGTTCAATCATTTGAgtttgtatttaatatttttttaaaaatatgctTAGAATTTAGAATTACGAATAAACTGCTAAAAGGACTTTGGGgggaaaatatcatttcttagTAGaggtttctttcttcttcactttgCATTCCTTTGAAGTATGAAGTTgaattgtattatgttattgtatacagtgtgagagagagagagagagagaggttgtTACTTGGGTTATAAGTAAGATAGCCATAGCTTATAGCTTTTTACCattcttagaaaaataatatctaTTGCTTAATGACTTTGATTTTACTACTAGttggataaaaataatcaaagaataGATTGTGAAATTGAATGGGAAGAGAGACACTTCGGTGAATAAAAGTGTTTGATTATgtattcaataatatttataatgatGCGATTTTATAATGCTTTTAAAATATGAGAACTCAATATTAAAGAAtgtgatttttataaaaaaaaattaaaaatatatatattacttttataataataatattactaaAATGTAGCAATGATGCGATTTTTTTAGAATCTTAAAGAATGTTGTTCAAAAATTGAAGGTAGAATAGATTGATTATAAGGGAAGTACATGGCAAAGTTATTCAGAaatacaaaatcaaaaataaaattatctgtAATAAAAATGTAGCAACGCctacaaagaaaaaattgtaaaattacaGATTGCTTAAATAGTTTGATCgtgaaatagaaaacaaaaaagccTAGCCAAGACGGTGTAAGACCCCCCCTTAAAACATACATATGATTAGGAACAAAAGATATGATTTATCCATGTAGGTCATCCGAAGActcaattcatataattaacACCCCCCCCACTCCCCCGCACCCACGACAATTAAAATTCATGACGATAACTTGAATTAAATACCCAGAGCATAATTagtaaaaaagagaaaagatgtACCAAAATTAATGAAGTCACTAATTACCATCTCTCTCTATTTGGGTACGAAATATATACACAACCGGTTCGGTTACAAACAAACTTTGCAAATCAAGTTTTCCTTTCTTCCTGTCCAGACTCAAAAAGGGTCCATTAATTCCAGGCTTACCCTTCGAAAATACACCAAACCCTTCAAAATGTACAATATCTATGAAATGCCAAATCCATCCTTGTCCTAATATATGGGATCCAAATAACGGTAACAATGCCTCCTGTTAAACTCCATTACACTACCATAAGTACGATCCGCAATGCCAACAAACAGTGCTTCAGCATCAGGGCTGAAGGAGAACCCGGCAATCTCTCCGAAAATGTCGATCTCCTGCGCCTTGGTGTAGTCGGACTGTGTGTCGTAGATATGGAGAAAGTCTGCGGGCTCAGCCATGGCCATGAACCGGCCATCTGAGGTGAACCGTATGGCTCGGATCGCGCCCATTCTCCCCTTGAGCAGAGCAAAGGACCGGGAGAGGTTTCTGATGTCCCACAATCTGCAGGTTGTGTCCTGGTTTCCTGTTGCCAGGACTCGCCCGTCTGGGTGCCAGGCCGAAGCAAATGAGTAATCCAAGTGCCCCTTCAGATTCCCTACGACCTGTTTGTAACCTAAGTTAACAGATTGCTATTTCATAATGAAAATGCACTATTGCTAGGTAACTCGCCTCAATTTGTTCTAGTAACACAGCTTTGAACATTACCAAACCAGTATTGAGATTAAGAAGAATGGAAACCAACCTTTCCAGACTGAGCATCGGCAATCAAGCACTCTGTACTATCACCAAGGACTGCCAGTAATTTACCATCAGGATTGGCCGTAGTGTTCTGCAAACAAAAGGAACAGTGACAATCCATGGATTAGGAATTTGGAAAATATGGCGGGTTATGAGAAACTGTGTCGGACAAGAAGTGTTGATGCCAACTCACATTGACAGACCAAGGAAAGGAGAAAGTGTTGAGGCATGTGAAATTCCCAGAATCATATATTCTCACATGAGCATCGTTGTTCGCAGCTATAATTCGTACTGTGCCACTGTAACGAAAGTGGAGCAGAATAGAAACATCAATGATGGTGCCTGATCTGAATGAAACAGGCTTTATACCTCAAGCCTAGCTACAGCATATTCACCTGGGATTGTGTGATATGTCCACTGCATTAGTTATAGCGAATTCCCTGGTGCTTATTCTTGTGGCAAAGGCAACCCCAGGCTGGTCTAAATACTGTAAGTGTAAGAATCAGAGAACATGAGAATGCCAAGACAGAGTAGTTTAAacatgaaaaaggaaaaaaaaaaaaaaaaaaagctttttGTCAATCTTTTTATGTTATACCTTGCAGATAAGCTCCCCCTTGATACCACCTGCAACCAGTAGATTATCTTTAACAGCCATGGAGCTTACTTGGACTCTGGACAGGGTCTGTGTCGGGGAACTGGGGTATGgctacaaaaagaaaatttaattcctTCAGATCATCAGAATAGGCAAATAATAAGGCAAGTAAATATAAACAATGATACTTACTAGTGTTGGCTCGATAGGTCTGGCAACATCTAGTACTTCTTTGCCCCTCCTAAGAAGGGCGGACCAGTGCATTAGGGAGTAGTTTTGGACAAGATATGCATCATGCTTCGAGGTTGCCCATAGAAGATTCCTCAACTGTGAAAAGAATGAGGGCACATTATTAACAATATTCAACTGTCACATAATGCAAACCGTGACTATTGTTTCCATCAATTCAATAAACCAGTAAGTGGCAGGACCTAGACCATCTAGTAAAGAGAAGACAAGGCAGAAAGGGAAAATAAAGTCTGGTGTATAATTCTTGCATGGATTTACTGTTTTCTTCAACTCAAAAGAAAACCATGAATCAAGAAAACATTCTACCCCGGCACTAGTTCCCCTTCAAAAAGATGGTCCATTCTAATGATTGCATGTATGAACTTAAAAGTTTTCCTAAGAGGCGTCCAAAAGAAAGAgggggaagaaagaagaaaagaagatgggAGTAATGAAATAGTTAGGGGAGTTTCTTAATCTACTCAGCGGACCAAGAtaaaacagagaaaaaaaaaaaagaaatagtcagGAAATTAtgagaggaaaggaaaaaaataaattacaagatGCAGTGAAATTATTGCCATAGTTTAAAGTGAAGTAGTGAACAATCAGAAAGTAATCGCCTACTGCAAGCTGACAACCTATTTAACAATCCATAGCTAAAACCCATAGGACATTTTACTTATATATGTGCCATTATTTAGACTTCACcctcaatgacaaaaaaatgataattagcAAGCCACTTCAGCATGTGGATACTAATTGTGCCTTGTGATACATGGTACTAGCTCAGCTTAATTTAGGGAAGAGATTATTCTGAAAATAAGCAAATCTATCACTAAATTTCCATCCTACAGGACACGTGATGAGAGAGCAGCATCATGCTAACCCACACTAAGAGCAAGTAATCAACCAACCACGGAACAGGCCGCAGAAGAAGGGAAGTTATACATGTGAAAACAGGTCAgacaccaaacagatgcacatGATTAGGTTTACTCACAATACTCCAATTTAAGAATTTCTAGACCATGATTATATGACACTGccaaacataaaacaaaacagATATATTTGATCGACTAAATTCAATGACAAACACAGACACGATGGCAAGGAATTTCCATGCTTCAGAAAGTTCAAGGGTACACAATTGACTTTGTTGATGGTTGTTCTTACAGAATTAATAGCACTAAAAAGTGAATGTTTCTCAAGGAAGCCTAAATCCTGCAACAAGGACACATCCAACAAGATAATAACAGAACCTATCCACATTAAGATAGTTGGCATATTTGGCAAATAGTTGCCGACAGAAACTTGGGTGCCAACAGAAACTTGGGTGCCCTGACTTGGTACAACATGGGTATGCTATGAGataaaaaagggaaaacaaaaggaaattactggaagcaaaaagaagaaaaatgacaacaataataaatCCCACTAGGCAAATCAGGTACAGGGAGACAAAAGAcccaagaaaatacaaaaattaagattaatctACTACTTAATACCATATTGAAGAAACCATGCTTGAAACAATCCCCCAGTGATACATTACATGACTAAAATGTTAGTAAGAAGGTGCATGATAACAAGGAAATATGCAGTCCCATCTCTTGGTAAACATTACCCATTAACACTGAGCCTTAATTCCACCAGGCCAATCAGCTACTGAGAGCAAAAAGGCCAGGAAAGAAAAGATGCAAAAATTAAGATCAGTCTACCACTTAATACCACATTGAAAAGTTAAAGCGTGCTTGAAAGAATCCCCCAGTGATACATAACATGACAAAATGGTTAGTACAGAAGGGGCATTATAACTAAGGAAATATGCCCCATCTCTTGTAAATATTAGcagttagaattaaaaaaaaaaaatccacgaCGTTAAGGCATATAATGTTAATCAATGATAGATTTGAAGACTATTTGAGACCCAAGTTTATCACAGAATTCTCCTCACCAATAAAAATCACTTATGTCAAAAGATAAGACAAAAGAAGTTAAGCTAACATGATGCACACTCAGATGATGAACATGAAAAGACATAGCTCTAATTAGCACAATGAGAATGAGATCATTACTAAGTGGAGATATTTCTACATGGGCCTCTTAAACGCAAGAATTATTCCCTGTCATACCATATGAAATGGAATCCTTATTGCGCCAGCTGCTCAGATTTAACTGCCACCCTGCTTTTAAAGCTGAAATAAAGATGAGATAGGAGTCCCAAATGCCACGGGAATAATATTATGAAAGCAAGTTAACAGCTAGAAATGGAAACAATTGAAACCAAATCTCAATATCCAGGGACAGATTAACTTCTGCACATGACCAAGAGTTTTGGCAACAATAGACCAACTCAAGCTAGAAGTTAAAATGAACAATTAGCAGATAAGGAGCAACCAATGTATTTTTTTCCATAGCTGTACAACAATCATATTAAGAATCCAAAATTTGTGTCAGCAAGAAGTAGAGCACCAAAGAAAAACCAAGTCAACAACCCCAAAAACGGAACCTAAAAATGCTAGTGAAAGTCAAGTAACGTAGAGAATCTGTCAGAATATGACAAACAGGCGCAGAAAGAGGACTACAGTAATCAACTATATACAGAATGCAGAAAAGAAAACTATAGTGACAAACCATTCAGATTGTAAGCCTGATGACAGTCAATGAAAAGCCACCAGGAAGGAACAACAAGCTACAGTCCTACAGCCAACcgaacatttaaaaaaaaaaaagggtggcAGTGGAATTAGaatggttaaaaaataaaactatggTGACCAACCATATAAATTGTAAAACTATTGAGTCATTGACAGGTCAATGAAAAGACAAAGCAACCACCAACAAGCTACCATCTTTACAACCTAATAGTTAGAAACCCCAGAGGAGGAGCATTAAAATTATCACCTGGTGCCAGCTTTATGATTCCATAACTCTTTGAATAGGAAAACAACAAACTACTTGTGTTTCACCAGTAAACAGGAACAAGAACAAAGAGTTAATGTTTTCCCAATGAACGGATGGTTGTTCTTAGATAGAAAAAGATTCTAGGTGGGCCTGTAAGGCATCCAACCTCCCTAAGATCCTAAGCTAATTTAACCACATAAAGCATATATCAAGCCATAGACAGAGAACCAGCATGCACTATTATATCTCATGTATGACTAAAAAGGCTTATTAGAACAAGCTAAGTATAGTTCCACTGAAAGGGTATACTGCATATTTGCTTGTGACAAAGGGAAAATGTACAAAATGTTTAGTTTTTATCTTTACCAAAAGAAATTTATCAATAACAGTTGCAACATAGTACCCCAACACTTTCTATAACAGCAAGACAGAATAAAAGTGGTCCATTGATAATAGGATCTCCTGAAATATAGGGTGGCCACCTCACAAATACCACAAACTCCATTTGGGTCACAACAATAAGAGGAATCATATAAATCTAGAGAATACAGCAGAAGGCATAAGAATACAACAACAAAGTGGAACACAACACAATTTCAGCACTCACTTGATCCCAAGACATATGCACATTGCTGACTATCTCTTGAGTTCTTAACAATAAATATCCAAAGAAATAGTCAAAAGAAATGGAATAGCATGACAATGAGATAGCATATATTTCCAAGCACAGTTAGAAAACcaatgccaaatgcatgcataAATGTGTATACTCTCATTTTATAGCTGTGTGCATATATTGGTGAACATAACAAATAATTAAGCTACATCTACATCAGTAACAAATTGCATTTCTCAGTAGAGCCAAGTCATATCTCTCGCCAAAATGCCTCTCCATCCATAACTTGGGCATCAAAATAACTACTATGTTCACAGCAATTCATATATATTCAAGATTATACCTCCCAAGTACAGGTCTTGTAGTCTAATAATTGCATGTGAAACTTGGCAAGTGTAAAGAATCTGCACAAAAAGTATTGTGTAAATACAAGACCCGGTCCAATGCTACTTGAACCGGGTAGAAACCAAAAATAGCAAGATATGAAGCTAATACACAATTAAAGGGCCAGAGTGCATTCCATATTGTTGCTTGAATAAATTTCAGGTAAAAATTTGCCACCTACCCATCAGGAAGCAATATAAGCAATCACAAAAACCTAGGCAGATAACACTGTAAATAGCATCCCCAGAATCATCTGTCAGAAGAAAACTCAGAATAGTTGTGATCATTTAAATCAGGGAAGGCAAAGATGCACGAGCTTCCAACCTAGAACAAGGTTTATCAAAAGCATAATACCCTCaatagaatattatttaatCTTGTTCAGGATTCACAGTGGTAGAAAGCTATTAAATATGCTGACATAAATTATTAGTAGATTGATAAAACCCTTGCAAAAGGTCAATATAAAAACTCACTCACAAAATCAATATCTTAACAAATGCGGCAGaagaaaagagataaaaggTAAGGAAGTTAAGGTTTACACAAAAAAAACAATATACAAACAAATCCTTTGAAAATACTACCCCCAACTTTATGCCTATAACAAAGTGGACTCAGAAAGGAAGAGAGGGCAATTCATGAGCAGGACTGAAATTTCTAAAGTTTGTTAACAAACAAGATTATGTAAATTTTGGTGATATGAATAGAGGCCAGGAAGAATTTAAAGCAGACATTACAGGAGCTTTTAGCTCAAGGGCATAAATAATTACTATTTAGACTTAACTAGTGTTGCTTGATTAAGACTAACAAGGGAATgaacaaattttgagattaaaaaaaaaaaactgatttCTTCAAAAAGGTGTAGCAGTTCTTCAAAAAGATACTGCCACCaactaatttttcaataat from Diospyros lotus cultivar Yz01 chromosome 4, ASM1463336v1, whole genome shotgun sequence includes the following:
- the LOC127799955 gene encoding uncharacterized WD repeat-containing protein C2A9.03-like isoform X2, with amino-acid sequence MLRNLLWATSKHDAYLVQNYSLMHWSALLRRGKEVLDVARPIEPTLPYPSSPTQTLSRVQVSSMAVKDNLLVAGGIKGELICKYLDQPGVAFATRISTREFAITNAVDISHNPSGTVRIIAANNDAHVRIYDSGNFTCLNTFSFPWSVNNTTANPDGKLLAVLGDSTECLIADAQSGKVVGNLKGHLDYSFASAWHPDGRVLATGNQDTTCRLWDIRNLSRSFALLKGRMGAIRAIRFTSDGRFMAMAEPADFLHIYDTQSDYTKAQEIDIFGEIAGFSFSPDAEALFVGIADRTYGSVMEFNRRHCYRYLDPIY
- the LOC127799955 gene encoding uncharacterized WD repeat-containing protein C2A9.03-like isoform X1; the encoded protein is MAQMLGYITEEIYNGNGFDDNAFHATNSHRNHVDEFSDSDFEDDSEENDAKSDTSALEARNGKDIQGIPWERFNFTRDDYREKRLSLYKNYENLARSRKGLTKEFKEVKKGHSFYDFQFNTRIVRATVVHFQLRNLLWATSKHDAYLVQNYSLMHWSALLRRGKEVLDVARPIEPTLPYPSSPTQTLSRVQVSSMAVKDNLLVAGGIKGELICKYLDQPGVAFATRISTREFAITNAVDISHNPSGTVRIIAANNDAHVRIYDSGNFTCLNTFSFPWSVNNTTANPDGKLLAVLGDSTECLIADAQSGKVVGNLKGHLDYSFASAWHPDGRVLATGNQDTTCRLWDIRNLSRSFALLKGRMGAIRAIRFTSDGRFMAMAEPADFLHIYDTQSDYTKAQEIDIFGEIAGFSFSPDAEALFVGIADRTYGSVMEFNRRHCYRYLDPIY